The following coding sequences are from one Capsicum annuum cultivar UCD-10X-F1 chromosome 3, UCD10Xv1.1, whole genome shotgun sequence window:
- the LOC124896875 gene encoding uncharacterized protein LOC124896875, translated as MRARTDQSFSEFLLRIGNGEKPTIRDDLVLLPKQLVIQNTSSSPGEDTLVKEIFPSMDKNASGAKYMIERAILARRNKYVDQLNEKLIFKFPGESRTFLSFDSAEDDTNNYYQEDYLNTLTPNGLPPHRLVLKKNAPIMLLRNLDASNGLCNDTRIICRGFDKNVIHAEIMIGENAFKHVFIPRIQLSPPENEAIRCTLKRNINVNDKIFGHDRAATAKKRNIHQKHRLQIDIRFRRYTITLD; from the exons ATGAGAGCAAGAACAGATCAATCTTTCAGTGAATTCTTATTGCGTATAGGTAATGGGGAGAAGCCTACAATAAGAGATGATTTGGTACTTCTTCCAAAACAACTGGTTATTCAAAATACGAGCAGCAGTCCTGGTGAAGATACATTAGTAAAAGAAATATTTCCGTCGATGGATAAAAATGCAAGTGGTGCAAAATACATGATAGAACGGGCTATCCTagcaagaagaaataaatacGTTGATCAACTAAATGAAAAGTTAATTTTCAAATTTCCAGGTGAAAGCAGAACATTTCTGAGTTTCGACTCTGCAGAAGATGATACTAACAATTATTATCAGGAAGACTACTTAAATACTCTCACACCAAATGGTCTGCCTCCACACAG attggttttgaaaaaaaatgccCCTATCATGTTATTAAGAAATTTGGATGCTTCCAATGGCTTATGTAATGACACAAGAATAATATGTAGAGGCTTTGACAAAAACGTCATACATGCAGAAATAATGATTGGGGAAAATGCTTTTAAGCATGTGTTTATCCCACGAATCCAGCTATCACCTCCCGAAAATGAAG CTATACGTTGCACTCTTAAGAGGAATATCAATGTCAACGATAAAATTTTTGGTCATGACAGAGCAGCCACAGCGAAAAAAAGGAACATACACCAAAAACATCGTCTACAAATAGATATTAG GTTCAGGAGATACACAATTACATTAGATTGA